A segment of the Capricornis sumatraensis isolate serow.1 chromosome 8, serow.2, whole genome shotgun sequence genome:
TTCCTAAAAGGAATGGTTGAATAAATCATGGTACTGCTACGTCATGAAATATGTAGCAGCTAATAAAAGACTTATTTATAACCACATCAATTAACCTTGAGggattttcaatattttctaatgGGGGGGGTGTGGCTATCATTGTGccattttataaaacaaactgACAATGTGTGTATTATAGGAGCATAGAGAGAGGagtaaaaagataaaatcaagTTATTAATTATAGGCTGAAGAGTAGtgataaaaacaagcaaatataattttaaggaTGAAAATAATATGACATGGGTAATATAACctaattaattaatattacatgcatatatatgtaaaaagaaaccagaaaataaaataactggatATTGATATGTAGGGatgattaaaatacatattttaagtggaaaaagcaAAGTTATAAAAAGTATTTACCAGTTAAAACATACCCCCACATGCACAAACCCAggtaaaaagaaactcaaaaagcCAAAGAGtcaaatttataaaagaaacacGGAACATGAAAGCCAGGCagaatatttgcaaaataatgCCAAAGGAATAACTGGTGAGGGTTCATGGCTGTCTCCATCCAGCTCAGCTCCTCAGATGGCCCACCAGTACTACAAACATAAACCCACCTCCTAAAGCATGGCTGATATGTTGTTAGCTCTTTCAAAATTCTATGTTACCCTTGCcatttcattttgagtttatttgctaatgaaggagatgtgggtttgattcctgggtcagggagatccactggagcaggaaatggcaagctactccagtattccttcctgggaaatcccatggacagaggagactggtaggttatagtccatggagccgcaaaagaatcagacacctaTTGAAAAGACTGTATTTTCTACATTGTATaatcttgcctcttttgtcattgtagagatgtggatggacctaaaatctgtcatattgagtgatgtcagaaagagagaaacaattattgtatattaactcatatgtggaatctagaaaaatggtacagaagaatccatttgcaagacaggaatagagatgcaaatgtataaaacagacttgtggacacagtggggagggtgggacagattgagagattaacatatacataccacCATGTGTAGTACGTacaacctgtatgcaggtcaagaagcagcagttagaaccagacatgaaacaacagactgattcaaaattgggaaaggagtagaacaagattgtatattgtctcaatctgcttatttaacttatatgtagagtacatcatgtgaaatgctgggctgtatgaatcacaagctggaatcaagattgccaggagaaatataaacaacctcagatatgcacatgactgacaccactttaatggcaaaaaggaactagagtctcttgatgagggtgaaacaggaaagtgaaaaagttggcttaaagcacaactttcagaaaactaagaccatgtcatccagtcccatcacttcatggcaaacagatggggaaagagtggaaacaatgacagattttattttttggtctccaaaatccctgtagatggtgactacagccaccaaattaaaagatgcttgctccttggaagaaaacctgtgacaatcctagacaggtattaaaaagcatatagtcaaaactatggttttttcctgtagtcatgtacagatgtgagagttggaccataaagaaggctgactgtcaaagaattgatgcttttgaactatggtgctggagaagactctcaagagtcctttggacagcaaggacatcaaacttgtcaatcctagaggaaatcatccctaaatattcattggaaggactgacgctgaagctgaagctccaatactttggccacctgatgtgaagagccgactcattggaaaagaccatgatgctgggaaagactgaaggcaggaggagaagggggcaacaggagatgagatggttgcatgatATCagctactcaatggacatgattttgagcaaactggaggagagagtgaagggcagggtagcctggtgtgatgcggttcatggggtcgcaaagagtcagacacagcttagtgactgaacaacaactaccatgtgtaaaatagctagtgggaagctactgtatagcacagagagctcaactTGGTGCTTTATGATGActtagaggggtaggatggggatgtgggggtggggtagAAGTCCAAGAGGAAGGGAATATAAGTAAACGAATAGCTGattcaagcttcccaggtggtgctagtggtaaagaacctgcctgccaatgcaagagatatcagagacacaggtttgatccctgggtcaggaagaccccctagaggagagcatggcaaccctctccagcattcttgcctggagaatccgatggacagaggagcccagcaggctacagtcaatagggtagcatagagtcagacacgacttgagtgacttagcaggcaggcaggcagagatGATTCACTGTGTTATACatcagaaactatcacaacattgtaaagcaattacactccaatttaaaaagaaagaaagaaattcaaagagcATTTTTATAGTACTTAACATATGATATTCATATAGCATCTTTTGGGTTCCATAAATGTTTCAAACTAATAAGCATGACCCCTGGTCACTTTTGATAGGATGGGTATCCAAATATGAGAACAATgttccttgaaaatattttactgatGATAACCTTGAATGCAGAAAACATGCCCCACATTTTACCAAGGAGGAAGAGATgtatttttgtcttcattttgcccACAGTGAGCAAAAGAGGATCACACTGTAAACATTTGAGTTAACACCTTACCGCAGTCCACCTAATGTCTCCACATGCCTACCACAGGGACAAGGCAAGAATGCGCCTACTGGCTTCTTGTGGTTGGATGAGGCAGGTCCTGGGCAATATGAATGCATGGTCTGGGCATTGAGAttatcagagaaagaaagagatctgAAATGTTTTGAATTTAGCCTCTTGTGTCCAAATTTTCTTCTTAGAATAAAAGACTCAGAATACGTTATGATTTGGCCTGAAAAGTAGAAGCTCTGTGAATTTGGGGCAGATACCAAAACACATAAACCGAAACAGACTTTGTATTATTCATGCGCTACCTGTTATTATTATGAGTTATACGTTTGGGGAAACCTTTTATCTTCTATGTAATTTGATTTTCAGACTGTGACTCACTCAACTATTTAACTTCAGTTAGATGCCATGCAATTTACTATGGCACCATGTATACACTTGACGACAATCTGAACCTCACTTGCTTACTTATGTGTTTCACATTTGGTGGTACACAGTACCAGAGTTTTTGGAGCACAAATTCTGTCTTGACATTCTGGATTTCCTGTGCCTTAAATAtagatgtctgtgtgtgtgtctgtgtgtgtgtgtgtgtgtgctcagtcactttagtcatgtctgactcttttcaaccctatggactatagcctgccaggctcctctaggtccaggggattctcccggcaggaatattggagtgggttgccatttccttttccataggatcttcctgacaaagagatcaaactcatttctcccacattggcagacagattctttacttctgagccacaagggaagacctgTTAGCTATTTACTTTTTATAATGTAACTATTTGCTTCTATAATTTAAGATCCTTTACAAGTACTAATTAACACAAAAAATATAGCTTCAAGCAATCGATCATACATACCATGCTACTacaaacaatattttataatttcaggtTAACAGGGGAATGACATGATAATAATGAGTCTCAGAGGACAAATTCAGTGCTCCACAGCAGTTATTTCAAGGAGGGACTCAAGAGAATACATCAAAATACAGCAAAATGTATTGAAAGTTTTGCTCAGCTTTCATCATTTCCTAAGTGGAAAGCAAACATCTCTCTGAATTATttgattcctttttattattaataatgacaTGGTGAAGTGTTTATACAATAAGGTAGCTCCAATTAATATATGATAGTATAAAGGATTGTTGAAGTATTCTAATTATCCAttagtctttgttttctgagatcTTTCATTCCATCCCACCTCTATCATCTTTATTTATCTCTTCTCTTATCCCTTTTTCAATTGTATAAATTAGAAATATACAAGGAATAATTATGGGCAGACCCTCTGAGTTCTAGGGTAACTTTTACTGCTTCAAGCAAAATgaggaaaaagagagggaaaaaattcaGACATAGAAAATTTGATGCAATAGCTTTATCTCCTAATGGAAATACCTGACAAACAAGGATTTGAACAAGGAAAGCAGGAAGAgcatggagagaaagagaaggcccCTGTTTAGGAGTGATATCTAATATTATGAGTGTGCATCAGAACTTGGGTCCCTCAGAAAGTATAAACATCCTGGGAAATGGAAAGAGCCTGTAACAGGGAGAACATCATAAAGAAAACAGACCAAGATTTATGAAGGTGGATTACTATACAAGGTATGACAGTATTTCTCATTGAGGAGTCCACAATTTAATGTGGAGCATGTAAATAAGCAGTGTGATGAAGCATTTAGAATCTAAGTCAGGCAGAGCTAGGGTAACTAAGGTACTTTTCACAGTATATGAGGGAAAGTTGTTTCAAAACCTACATTTGATATGTAAACTACACATAACTGTACAAAATTCTGTGCTTTTTTATTTCAGTGGTTATTGACGTCCATTGATATTGTCCTGCTCCCCAAACAGTTAAAAGTTTCCTGATATTTAGTGATAGCAATGCAGGGTAGAATTTAACACAATGGGCTTTGGTGTCAGATATCTGGGGTTAAGCCTTGACCAAATTCCTTACTAACTGTGTGAATCTGAGCAGCCATCCTAATCTTCAGTTCTGACTTCTTATGAATCAACAGTACCTATTTTATAAGATTCTTATAATGGTTATCTTATAAAATGTCCAGTATATCCCAAGCTCAAAAATGTTTATGCTTTTGTCTCTCAATTATTCTGGAATAATTTAAAACcatataattttaatgtttcatgGATTTTATTATGGTTGAATTACATGAATACTAGTAAATATGGAAAtatcaaaattattaaaatgattagaaaaattACATTGTCAGTAATGGTGTTAATCATGACAGTAATTTATTATCAGTgatttaaataaagttatattcatGCATCTTTCAAATATTATGTTAGTGGCTAGGGAATCATTGAAATAACTCATAAAAGaaatgacattactttgccaacaaaggtccgtctagccaaggctatggtttttccagtggtcatgtatggatgtgagagttggactgtgaagaaagctgagcaccgaagaattgatgcttttgaactgtggtgttggagaagactcttgagagtcgcttggactgcaaggagatccaaccagtccattctgaaggagatcaactctgggatttctttggaaggaatgatgctgaagctgaaactgcagtactttggccacctcatgcaaagagttgactcattggaaaagactctgatgctgggagggattggaggcaggagaggaaggggacgacagaggatgagatggttggatggcattactgactccatggacgtgagtctgagtgaactctgggagatggtgatggacagggaggcctggcatgctgcggttcaagagtcggacacgactgagcgactgaactaaactgaagatttAAACCCAAATTTGTCTTCAGAGCTTGGCTGCTTCTTAAAATACAACTCTGCTTTCAAGTAGCTATCAAAACAAGCATGTACATACTAAGGGCCTCACAGGGAGGAATGGTATTtaggctcatggtaaagaatcagcctgccaatgcaggagacgcagaagacgCAGTtatgatccttgagtcaggaagaccccagggaggaggaaatggctacccactccagtattcttgcccggaaaatcccacagacagaggagcctggaagactacagtccttggggtcacaaagagtcagacacaactgagcatgcatgcatgcatgcatgcataacaGAGTTGGTTCTGAACTGGTTGTACAGAGGCAGAGAGTGGTACTGTCCAGGGCTGAACAACCAGAGATGTCTTAGCACAGGACCCCCAGGAGTGAAGAGCTGGAAAGGCTGAGGGAGCAAAATGGTGGCTGACCAAGGGCACAGATCATGGAGCATGTAGAATCCACACACAGAGATTTAAGCTGTGACTTATTACCATAATTAAtgatttgttgttttctttcaaatgaaaattaGTTTGTCAGATGTAGTAATTGAGGACACTGATTACACATAGCTGCACAGGGGCTGCCCCAGGCAAAACTGAAtgtctttggttttgatttgttACCTCCTTTCTTGGCAGCATTTCCTTCCTCTCACAATTCCTTTATGTACCCTCACAGGCTGCCTTTATGCTGCCTTTATCTTTCCCTTCCAGAAGAAAATTGACGTAATAAATGAGCTCATAATAGAGTTggttggtaattttttaaaaacagaaataattctgaaaatcATGCTATCTGACTGGTAGTCCcaggtttgaatttttttaatttaaatttatttatttattttaattggaggctaattactttacaatattgtattggttttgccacatatcaacatgaatctgccacgggcgtacacatgttcccaatcctgaatccctctcccacctcccccccaataccatccctctgggtcatcccagtgtaccagccccaagcatcctgtatcctgcattgaaacTAGAcaagcgattcgtttcttatatgatattatacatgtttcaatgccattctcccaaatcatcccaggtttgaattttaaaactttaagaatttctggcttacttcactctgtataatcggctccagtttcatccacctctttagaactgattcaattgtattctttttcatggctgagtaatactccattgtgtatatgtaccacagctttcttatccattcctctgttgatttaTTGTGAATCAGTATCATTCAAAGCACTTCTACTTctactaactcatttaatcctcctcaAAATATTGTGAGATAAGatctttcacagatgagaaatagAGATATAGagcataaaattatttctaaacttGTTTGAGCCAATGTTTGCTTTTGTCTGCATGCAGTTATAGCACTTCATCCATTACACATGGAAGTCCACTTGTATGGGCTGTGTAGCTATTCATTGAGTTTTTtaggttgttttttcttttccaggccTCATTTTTCTAACTTGTAAAAGAAATATGTTGAAATTCCATGCTACCAAGTGACTTAATTGCACtttaatttttctactttctaaGTAGGAGGCATCCTTGGCTCCCTGCAATGTAGGGTGTCCTTGTCCTAGAGAAGGCTGAGGTTTGGTGAATCTGAATTTCCAAGACTCTAAAATATTGAGAGTAGGAGCTCTCTGAGCTGCATGACCATCACTAACACCCATAGTAAAATGACCCAGCATAGAATGGTTGTGCTGAATATGGGCACCTGGTCCATTAAAACAGGAAATCAAGGTCAGATTACATGATGGAGACTGGAGATGTCTGATGGTAGCTTCCTCCTGATCACACTGACCAAACCTGAGAAACTTCAGGGCTCTATGAAGGTGGTGATGATTCCCAGTATCTGAAAGGAGCCTCTCAGAGCCACAGGTTGTCCTGGCAGACATACCTAGAGAGACAGCAAGCTGCTCAGAAGTGTGGGACTCTCAATGTGGGAGCACTGACCAGGGTCAAATGTGCTGGGAAGAGGACTAGTTAATTTGGGACCTTCACGTACaactcacacatacatatacacagacacacacacagccacaaaaAGAACTGAGGAGACAGGTACACAACTGCATCCATAAGAAAGTCGCCTCTGATAATTCATGCTATCCTTGAACTGTGTCCCCAAAATTCTATATCCCCAATTTGTGTGCATAAGACATAAACTAAAAAGTATATTGTcaatgtaagtatatatatatatataattcattccTCTGCATCCAAGATCCAGGTTAAATATTTCCttcttaaaaaggtaaaaatgatGTCATAATCAATTCTAAGTCAACAAAACtagaggaaaagtaaaaaaaaaacatgttacaGATAATGAGTGAATAGCATGTtcacagtaaatttaaaaattgcaatttttaaattcctttaaaaaaatctgtgaaacaaatatttctttttttaataataaataatgaaacaaatatttctaagtattttgttTAAAGTTTAATATTGAGAACTATTGACAAAATACATTTCACATTGAAAAAAGTATATTactatattatactatatttCTATGCTATATTATACTATTTAatgctatattttttaaatgagcaagtCTACATTGCAGAGATCATTTGCTCTGTGAATATATTACTTTGTCTTTAAGCTTGAGCAGAGCTTTCTTCACTTCCTTGTTCCTCAGGGTGTAGACCACAGGGTTCAGAAGGGGCATCATCACAGTGTAGAAAACAGCCACAATCCTGTCCACAACCTCCTTGGAGCCTGGTCTCAGGTAAATGAAAACAAGGGGAACATAGAAACAAAGGACCACAGTGCAGTGGGAGGCACAGGTCTGGAAGGCTCTCCATCTTCCCTCTGAGGTGTGGATCTTCAGGATGGAATGGACGATGGATGTGTAGGACAGCACTATCAGGAAAAAACAACCCAAGGCCACCACCCCAATGTTGACAAAGATCACCATCTCCACAGTGGACATGTCTGCACAGGCCAGTTTGAGGACAGAGGGTGCATCACAAATGTAATGCTGGATCTGGTTGGGTCCACAGAAGGGCAAACGGAATGTCGGTGTGGTCTGGGCAGCAGAGTGCACAGAGCCACTGAGCCACGTGGTTGTGGCCAGGATGGCACACGTCCTCCCACTCATCATGCTGGCATACCTGAGAGGGTGACTGATGGCCAGGAAGCGGTCATAGGACATGACAGTGTAGAGGAAGCACTCGGTGCTGCCCAGGAAGTGGAAGGAGTAGAACTGGGCCACACAGCTGGGAAAGGAGATAGGACTGCCTTCTGGGGACACCAGGGTCATCAGCATTTTGGGCACAGTGACCGTGGAGTACCACATGTCAATGAAGGACAGGTTGGTTAGGAAGTAGTACACGGGGGTGTGCAGACGGGGATTCACTATAATCACCAGCAGGATGAGTAGGTTCCCCACCACAGTGAGGACATAGATCACCAGGAAGATTCCAAAGAGGAACGTGTCCAGCTCTGGTGCATGGGGAAGACCCGTGAGGATGAACGTTGTCACTAGACTCATGTTTGTCATTTCTCCACACTTttgatctctctttctctctatggGAATATCAAGGGCACCCAGCATTTAGTTGAGAATTGACAACTCATTCTATATATGAAATCTGCATCATACATCATACATAATTCTAGAGTTATATTCCACTTTGCTTATCACAAATCTCCTTTGTAAAAGGAGATAGAATGttttcatcttctctctctcactctcaatGACATAGAGTCATACACAGATATATGCAAAAATATTGGTAGAAATTCATTGTAAATTTATCTTGGTGTATCATAAATATCACTATCTTAGTACCATAAAACAATGCAAGTTTTCTATTTGGTATTCTCTGTGGGTCATGTCAGCTTGGTCCTCTGCTCCAGGCTTCACAATGTTGAAACCAAAGTTTCAGCTTGTTCTCTAATCTCGCCTGAAGCTCGGGATCACCTGTCTCAGTGAAGATGTCAGTACAAAATAAGATAGTAAATGTAAGGTATTTAGTAAAGTGCCTACGttaataggtactcaataaatgatagCATACTATATGAAGCTGctgccttatttttttaatgtatgtatatagatatatggagagagagacagacagagaggtgAGTAGAGAGGGAAAGTAAATTCTCATTGCGCTATAGAGACTCATCAATTTCACAGCTACTGAGGAAGATTTCACCACTGTTATTGGTACTCTTGTCTCACTAACACCACTACCTGCTTTTATAGGAAATACTCTCAGAGCAAGTTAAGTCTAAACTCCATATAGAATCCCTACAGCCTCCCATATGATCCAGGAAGTAGCAACCCTCATAACACTGCTGGCCACATGCTTGTCTTATTTTAGATAGTCTTTCGTGAGGCTCTAAGAACATAAACTTCATGTGTCCTCCCAACTACAATCCACTGGGTAGGGACTGGCTTCTAGTATATTGACACATATTGCTATCTTAAATATCTAAGTATTTTATAGTATTGGCTTTGTTAGAGATGATACTCCTCCCCCCACCTTCTACTCCTCATATTCATAAATCCAGGTGATGCCCTCATAAGAGAAGACAATTCCATCAAGTATCAGATTCTTATTTAAAACCTACTACTTGTGACAAGAAATACAGAACCATTGTAAGATTAAAGAACCTATGATAGCATAACATCAAGAAACTTTGAAATTGTGTACTACGGAAAGTGAGGCAGAAATGATGGTTTTAATTTAATCCAAAACATTGTCAACGTCAAGACTGATAGTATATTTCAAGTGAAGACTCATCAACATGACAGAAATGAGGTTCCCTGCTCTTAGCAAAACCCATACACAACAGATCCTATCTCCACACAATGTGCCTTAAGCTACATTAAAGCCATATTTCAAATGAAAGAGTAAATAACAGAGACACTTACCCTAATATCCTATGTGGatatcaaaattcaaaaaacagaacaaatgtaTCTCTAAAATTTCTACTGCAACAGTGGGGTCCCATCATAAGGAAAAATCACATTTAGATTAAAGTATGAACATTTCCATCAGGTGAATTGCAAGTTAGCCTGAGACCTAAGGCAGAAGTATCAATGAGAGGTATCAGTGTTTGACTTGTCTTTTATGCCATAGCAACTTAGTAATTAATCATAGGTCCTTATTACTAACTGTGTATACAGATATGTATAtgttgtgtgtacatatataatgtgtgtgtgcaatttgtatatatacatacatacatacatacagagagaaagaatacattagaaacagagacagaggaaaagacagacagacaggactTGATAGCCACATTTAGAAGGAAATCTAACAATATCTTACCTCTGAATGGAAGCTTAAGAAGGAAAGCAAGTGGAAATGAGAGAAATCTACCTCACCTGCACATGCGATTCATTACAATATAAAACTCATTTGTGTTTACCCCCCAGCCTGtcaaaatatttaactttctaCATGCTACATCAAGGTACTTGTTTGCAAGTTAATACTGAAAGAGCTAGCATACTTGTGACTGCTTGTGGAGAAAGAGCAGTTCATTTCTGTTATAGGACCCAACTAGTTGAAGGGCAAAGAATGGAAACTAACATAGCTA
Coding sequences within it:
- the LOC138084362 gene encoding olfactory receptor 10G9-like, giving the protein MTNMSLVTTFILTGLPHAPELDTFLFGIFLVIYVLTVVGNLLILLVIIVNPRLHTPVYYFLTNLSFIDMWYSTVTVPKMLMTLVSPEGSPISFPSCVAQFYSFHFLGSTECFLYTVMSYDRFLAISHPLRYASMMSGRTCAILATTTWLSGSVHSAAQTTPTFRLPFCGPNQIQHYICDAPSVLKLACADMSTVEMVIFVNIGVVALGCFFLIVLSYTSIVHSILKIHTSEGRWRAFQTCASHCTVVLCFYVPLVFIYLRPGSKEVVDRIVAVFYTVMMPLLNPVVYTLRNKEVKKALLKLKDKVIYSQSK